A stretch of DNA from Methylomicrobium lacus LW14:
CTTCCTGCATATCGTTCAGATTGCGAAAAGCGCTCAGCAAGACCTTGTCGTTGACCTTTTGTTTGGCGATGATGTCTTCCTGTGCCTTTCTCAAGGCATCAAGACGCCGATCCAGCGCAATCTGTTCAGGGTTTTTTGCCTTTTCGGTGACCTGGACCACACGTCCTTTCTCGCTCAGTTGTTCGCGGCGATGCTGAACCTGTTCCGGCGGCACCTGATCGGATAAAAACGTTTTGCCGTTCTCATCGACCCAACGGTACATCTTCTTGGCATGGGCCGCCTGGCCGGCAGTCAGGCCAAACACGGTAAACAACAGCAGGCTAATTGAAACAATGCGGTCTTGCATGGCTTTAAGTTGAATAAACGGGGATCTTGTGAAGTATAGCGAAAGATCGGCATGTTAAAACGCCAGCCGCCGCTCCGGCAGGCGTAACCCTGCCGGAGTGGCCGGCGAATTACCAGGCGATCAGTGCCGCCAGCTGATTCAGCGGCGGCAGGATGATCATGCGGGCGACCTGCATGAACAATAACGCGGCCAGCGGCGACAGATCGATGCCGCCCATATCCGGAATGATCCGTCTGAAAATATTCAGCAAAGGCTCGGTCAGGCTGTAAAGAATCGACGAAGCCGCATCAAAGCGGCCCGGATTCGCCCAACTCAACACCGCCCTGACGATGATCGCGAAGATGAAAACATTGAACAGCAAATTGATCAGTTCCATGATCGCGATCACGGTCAAGGCGCCGATGCCGAGCGTCGCGCCTTGCAGCAGTCCGATCGAAAAATTGGCCAGCATCTGCAAGCCCAGCATCAGGATCAGTGAAGACGTATCAATCTTGCCGATCGGCGGCACATAACGGCGCAACAGCCGCAACGGCGGCTGGGTCGCCTTGACCAGAAACTGGGAGATCGGATTATAAAAATCGGCGCCGCACCACTGCAGCAGAAAGCGCAGCAATACTGCCAGGACATACAGCGAGGACAGCGCCTCGATGACCAGGACGACAGGATCGGTAAAATAGCTTGCACCCATTAATTGAACTCCGGTTGTTTGGACATTTCGATCGAGCGGTCGCGCGCCGCGTGTAACGCTTTCGAGACCAGATCGCTGAAACCGCCTTGCTGAAAGGTTTCGATCGCACGTTGCGTGGTACCGCCCGGCGAGGTCACGCGTTTACGGAGCAGTTCCGGGCTTTCGGACGACTCCAGCGCGATTTTCGCCGCGCCCAACGCGGTTTGCAGCACCAACAGCCGCGCGGTGTCCTCGGTCAGACCCAACTCCACCGCCGCCTGCTCCATCGCTTCCATCAACAGAAAATAATAAGCCGGTCCGCTGCCGGACACCGCGGTCACCGCATCGAGTTCTTTCTCATCCTTGACCCACAGTGCGATACCGACCGCACGCAAAATATTTTCGGCCGTGTTGCGTTGCTCGGCATTGACTTTATCATTCGCGTGCAGCGCCGTCGCGCCGGTCAGCACCAATGCCGGTGTATTCGGCATGCAACGCACGATCGCAGTCTCGGCGCCTAGCCAGGTGCTCAGACTGCGCTCGCTGATGCCGGCCGCGATCGAGACGACCAAGGATTTGCGCTGTTGAATCGCCGGCGCCGCCTGCAATGCGACATCGCGCAAAGTCTGCGGCTTGACCGCCAGCACCACGACATCGGTCTCATTGACCACCGTGTCGTTCGATGCGGTCGCGTTTACCTTCAGACGCTCGGCCAACGACTTGAGCTGCTCGGCATTAATATCCGAAACCCAGATATTCCCCGGCTCATGACCCGACGCGATCAAACCGCTGATCAGGCTGCTCGCCATGTTGCCGCCGCCGATAAATCCTATTTTTTGTGTTTTCATTTTTACCCTGCTTTGATGGTTCCTGAAATATTTTACCCTATATAAGGCTCAGAAAAATCAATCACAAGGGATTCGTGGAAATTCAGTACAAAAAACCGCCGTCCGGATTGAGGTCAGCCCCAAAGCGGGACATGCAAAAACAGTCACAGGCAATGCTTAGCTGAGGAAAGCTTCAGCGGAGGTTATTTTCACAGTAATGACGGATGCGAGAACGCTCGGGGGAAAGAATGAGCTAAACCGGCTTTATGCCGCCGCGCCGCAGCAACGCTTGAATTTTTTACCGCTGCCGCAAGGGCACGGCGCGTTTTTGCCCAGATTGACAGTAGCGCCGACCTTGCCGAGCGACTTGATCACGCCGTCCAGATAAAACCAGCGCCCGTCCTTTTTGATAAAGCGGCTGACTTCATGCAGTACACAGGCTTCGCCGTCCTGCAAATAGTAAGCCTTGAATTCGACGACGCCCTTGTCGTCATGTTGTCCGCCCTTTTTGGTGTCGACCACTTCCAGACGCTGCCAAACCGCCGTCTCGCGGGAGAAGTCGATCACGTCCGGGCATCTGCCGCTGTCCCAGGTAGCGCGCAGATAGTCGGCATTACGTTGCGCATAAGCCGTGAAGCGCGAACGCATCAACGCTTCGGCGGTAGCAGGAAGTGTCGCGCTATCGTGATATAGACCACAGCAATCGACATAGTTAATACCAGATCCACACAAACATGCCGCTTGACGGTTCAACAAAAGTTTTCTCCTCAACAATTTAAATATTTGAAACTATTTTCCCCAACACTCCTGAACCTTTGCATCCGTTGTTTGAACACTGGAAGAAATCGTTTTTCCTGAACTATTAACAGCAAACGTACCGCATTTATCACCTGCCTGCAAGTCCTTCGGCGTTGCCGTCGCCGTATAATTGGTGGCTGTAGCGCTTGTAACCGCGAGAGTGTAATTGCCGTCCGGGGACGTAGCCGGAACGCCGATCTGCGCCAATGTGCCGTAACTGATATGGTTCGCGCGATATTTTTCTTGCGCCATTTGAACATTAAGCAAGCCAGCCTTCGCGTCCGAGCGACGGCCTTTTTTGACATATTCTGTATAAGAAGGTAGCGCTATTGCCGCCAGTATCGAAATAATCGCAAGCGTTACCATCACTTCGATGAGGGTAAAACCCGCCGTTGTTTTGTTCGTTTTCATTGTAAGGCCCTCTGTCAGTATCGATCCCGTTTAGCATAGCAGAGCCCCAATGATTTGCCCGTAATGCGTCATAAGCAGCGCCACTCGACCCCGGCTCTCGATTTTTTTATCTTAAAAAATGTGATTAACACACCAAAAGCCCAACAAACACCGCTGTATACTTGAATCAGCACAACCGGGGGAACCATCATGAATAGATTCAAGGCTACGGGCTTTACTTTGATTGAGGCCATGATCGTCGTTGCGATCATGGGGATTCTCGTTGCAACGGCATTTCCTTCATTCCAGCGCATGCTTGAAACAAACCGATTGAAACAGGTCGCTGAATCCCTGAAATCCGACATGCAATTGGCGCGTACGGAGGCGATTAAACGCAGTAAATATGTCATAGTATCGACAACTACAGGAAATAATGGCTCATGGTGTTACGGCTTAACTGAAACAACATCGAGCTGTAGTAAAACCAGTTGCGATTGTGCTGAAACGAATACGGCAGACAGCGATTATTGCGAGATAAAACGCGTCTTAGGCAGTAATTTTAATAGTGCCGTAAATATAACTTCTACTACCAGTGCTAATACCATTTTCGATTTTAAACGTGGAGTCCGTCTTGAAATAGATCATGATGATAGTTGTAAGCTAGTCCTGGCTGATGAAGATGACGAAGTTAGACTTACAACAACAAACTTTCAAACCAGCGTTGTATCTAGTAATACCGGCCGGAGCATAAACTGCACACCGTCGGGCCAGAACGGCATTATTGGTTATCCACCCTGCTAACCTTTTCAAATAAGGCATGACGATGAAAAAACAAGAAGGTTATAACCTGATTGAACTCATGGTTGCCATGGCGCTGGGTTTGATCGTGCTCGGCGCCACGCTGGCCATTTATATTGGCACGATCAGAGGCAGCTCTGATACGCTGAAATCCGCCCGCCTAAACCATGACCTGGAAGCGGTGATGACGCTGATGATCAACGACATCCGGCGCGCCGGCTATTGGGGCGGCGCAAGCGTAACGGCGAACAGCAACAACAATCCGTTTACCAGAGAAATCGGGGATATGACCAATATCAAGGTACGCAACTTTGCATCCCCGACGACCGATGTGGCTGCCGGCAACTGCGTATTGTACAGCTATGATGCTGATGGTGATCGCATTGTTGATGACAACGAGCATTATGGCTTTCGTTTCAAAAACAATACCATCAATATGAGGCTATCCGGAGCCCCCGCTAATACGGCTACTTGTGATGGCAATGATGATAATTGGGAAGAAAACATTGCCGGAAATCAAATAACCATAACGGCTCTGACTTTCGATCTGAGCGGATCTAAATGCGAGAATGTGACAACAAGCACTTCTTTCAATTCCACCTGCGCAGTCGCCGCGGCGACTGCCGGCAACATCAATAGCGGTAATCAAGTCGTCGAAGCCCGGCAAGTTTCGATAACCTTGACCGGTCGCTTGGCCAACGATGCAACGGTTACCAAAACACTCACTGATATTGTAAAAGTCAGGAACGATCGGGTTTTCATCCAACCTTAACGACCCAGTTGCTAGAGGCGTCCTCATGAAAAAATTAATTCGCTCCAGGTTTTCCGATCAGCACGGCGCAGCCACCCTCTTTACTGCGTTGATTTTATTGATCTGTATGACTTTGGTAACCTTGCTGACATCGAAAAGCGTGATCACCGAAACCCAAATTGCCGCCGATAATTACCGCGGCGCACAATCGGTTGCGGCGGCCAACTATGCGATGGATTTCGGGGTCAATTATTTCAATATGGGCGGCTTCGATCAGGACAGCAATAATGCTGTTGATTATCCTGCGGGGACCAGTTTGTCCAATTTGACCTCCACAGACGGAAGTCAAACGACAACGGCTCGATTGAACTTTAATAATGCCGCCGGGACTGTGTGTGTGCCGGCGGGAGCCGCGACATCCA
This window harbors:
- a CDS encoding YggT family protein — protein: MGASYFTDPVVLVIEALSSLYVLAVLLRFLLQWCGADFYNPISQFLVKATQPPLRLLRRYVPPIGKIDTSSLILMLGLQMLANFSIGLLQGATLGIGALTVIAIMELINLLFNVFIFAIIVRAVLSWANPGRFDAASSILYSLTEPLLNIFRRIIPDMGGIDLSPLAALLFMQVARMIILPPLNQLAALIAW
- the proC gene encoding pyrroline-5-carboxylate reductase — its product is MKTQKIGFIGGGNMASSLISGLIASGHEPGNIWVSDINAEQLKSLAERLKVNATASNDTVVNETDVVVLAVKPQTLRDVALQAAPAIQQRKSLVVSIAAGISERSLSTWLGAETAIVRCMPNTPALVLTGATALHANDKVNAEQRNTAENILRAVGIALWVKDEKELDAVTAVSGSGPAYYFLLMEAMEQAAVELGLTEDTARLLVLQTALGAAKIALESSESPELLRKRVTSPGGTTQRAIETFQQGGFSDLVSKALHAARDRSIEMSKQPEFN
- a CDS encoding YchJ family protein, coding for MLRRKLLLNRQAACLCGSGINYVDCCGLYHDSATLPATAEALMRSRFTAYAQRNADYLRATWDSGRCPDVIDFSRETAVWQRLEVVDTKKGGQHDDKGVVEFKAYYLQDGEACVLHEVSRFIKKDGRWFYLDGVIKSLGKVGATVNLGKNAPCPCGSGKKFKRCCGAAA
- a CDS encoding type IV pilin protein, whose amino-acid sequence is MKTNKTTAGFTLIEVMVTLAIISILAAIALPSYTEYVKKGRRSDAKAGLLNVQMAQEKYRANHISYGTLAQIGVPATSPDGNYTLAVTSATATNYTATATPKDLQAGDKCGTFAVNSSGKTISSSVQTTDAKVQECWGK
- a CDS encoding GspH/FimT family pseudopilin; protein product: MNRFKATGFTLIEAMIVVAIMGILVATAFPSFQRMLETNRLKQVAESLKSDMQLARTEAIKRSKYVIVSTTTGNNGSWCYGLTETTSSCSKTSCDCAETNTADSDYCEIKRVLGSNFNSAVNITSTTSANTIFDFKRGVRLEIDHDDSCKLVLADEDDEVRLTTTNFQTSVVSSNTGRSINCTPSGQNGIIGYPPC
- a CDS encoding PilW family protein encodes the protein MKKQEGYNLIELMVAMALGLIVLGATLAIYIGTIRGSSDTLKSARLNHDLEAVMTLMINDIRRAGYWGGASVTANSNNNPFTREIGDMTNIKVRNFASPTTDVAAGNCVLYSYDADGDRIVDDNEHYGFRFKNNTINMRLSGAPANTATCDGNDDNWEENIAGNQITITALTFDLSGSKCENVTTSTSFNSTCAVAAATAGNINSGNQVVEARQVSITLTGRLANDATVTKTLTDIVKVRNDRVFIQP